The nucleotide sequence TCCCGGCAGCGTCAGCGTGATGAACATGGAGGGGCGGTAGGTGCGCCCCTCCGGCGACTCGAAGACCCGACCGACTGTTCTGTCCTCCTGTGAAATCCGCGGCAGATCCGGCGCGTCGCTTCGGCGGCTGGTTGAGCGAGTCCTGGCAACTGACTCTGGTTCAGGGAGTGACGTTTCAGCCCCGGCCACAACGACCTCTTGTAGCCGCTCAGGTTCCTCCGCGAGGTGCCAGCCCGCCAGGCACTGCGTCATCCGCAACTTCCTCGCCCGGGCGGCACACGAGGGGCAACGTGACTCTCGCGTCGACTGACAGGGCAGCGCGATGACCGAGGCTGCGCCGGTCTCCCGGTCGACGACCCTCCGCAACAACGGCCGGATGCAGACCTGTTCCTTGACGGCATACTCCTGTACCGCCTCGAGCGGAACGTCAGACAGCCTCATCGAGATCCCTCGCTAACGTCGCCCTGGCAGCCTCTCTGACAACCGCATCGAGGGATTCCCCACGGTGGAGCCGCGCATCAAGGAGAGTTCGCTCCTCGGGTGCGAAACCTCCCCAAATGCCGTACTCCTCGCCGTAGAGCAACGCGGCAGCCAAGCAGCGCCGCCTCACGGGACAGGCCACGCACGCCTGCCGTGCCATCCGCGCAGCCGGCGTTCGAAGATCGGCAAACCACGCGCCTGACCGGTCGCCGGCGCAGCGACCCCGAAGGCGCCAGCGAAGCCCGTCGAGCTCCTTGATCACGGATGGGGTAGTCCTCACGTGGGCGAGTGGCTGCCCGAAGGTGCGGAAGGCCACGCGGTGATGGTTGTCGCTGGAGGTCATGCTGCTTCTCCCTGGTCTCGGTCGTTGTGGGGCTCGTCCGAGGTCGGGGACGGCGACAGCGAGGCGGACAGACTCAGGACGTCCTCGTCACTCAGGTACGACGCGCGGACCCGGCGCACGTCTCGAGTTCCCTCGGTGCGGATGTAGGCGACGCCGGGTGTGAGCTCGGAGATGTGGTCGGCGCGGGCTCCACGCTCACGGGCGCCGTCACCGAGCACCATGTCGACCTGGATGGGGTTGTCCAACCTCATCGCGATCCGCGTCGGGAAGAGGTCTCGCCATCCGACGACGTCCTTCCCCGGGTCCTGCACGGCGGCGATGACGGTGATGCCCACCGCCCGGCCCTGGGTGAGCAGCAGCCCGAGCGAGTGCTCGATGCGTCGGACGACCGAGCGTTCCGCGAAGGCGCTGAGCGTGGCGAGCTCGTCGATGACGACGACCAGGTGCGGACTGTCGGATGAAGGACTGTGCGAACGGAGTCCGTGCGTCGACAGGTCCAGGCTGCGCCGGCTCTTGAGGTCGACGGCCTCCTCCAAGAGGTCACACATCGCCTCCGGATGCCCGCCTTCGAACCTGGCGAAAGCGCCCCGCCCGAGGCCGAGCTCCATGCCGCCCTTCGGGTCGATGGCCCAGACCTGGACCCAGCCTTGCTTGATGGCTGGCGAGAGGCCGTGGATCAGGCTCCAGAGGACCGATCCCTTGCCGGCTCCAGTTGCGCCCGCGATGAGCGCGTGTGTGCCTTCGACCCTGAAGCGCCAGGCCTTGCCGTCGTCCCCCATGCCGAGTGGCACGCCAGCGAGCGCAACTGGTCCGGCAGGTACTGGAGGCACCACCCGCGCCAAGGGGTCATGTCGTCGGAGCTCGAGCCACACGCGTCCGGGCCGGGCGAGGACTACGCGAGCATCGGCCACGTGGAAGGCGTGCCCCACGGCCTCGGCCCGCCGCGCGACATCGTCTGGTGTCAGACCCACAGGAAGCCGTAGGAGCAGCCGGTCGATGCCGGCCGAGCTGACAGTGACTCGCAGAATGATGGGAATCCTGTGCCGCGCGGGTTCATCGTGGACCACCACCCCGTGCGGATGCACGACGAGTCCGCACCGGGTCGCGACGCGGTGCCACCGGAACCGGTACACGGGAGCCCTCCACAGGAGCGCAAGCCGTGGACCGGTAACTCTGTGGAACGACTCTGGCCGCGCCAACCGCCAACCGACGAGCCCAGCGACCACCGTCGTCGCCACCCCGGCTCCCGCCCGGAGCCCGCCGAGCCAGGCTAGAACCAGACAGACGCCGAGGGTTCCTGCCGTCAGCGGGTGCCGACAGAGGACGACGACGCCCCCGACGACTAGCCTCGCGAGAAGCCAGATACTCCGCACGACGGCCTCGAGAGTCATCGACAGCGGGTCGTCGGCCTCGGTGATGATTTGGGAATGGTGCAACTTCACATCAGCTCCTGCAGCACTTCGTGGTGGAGGTCGCGGATGAGCGCCACGACGTCCCGGATGCGCCGCTCGAGCTGCAGCAGCGCCTCGTCCAGACCTCGATCGGGGCAGTCGTGGAGCATCGTCCGGAGCTGCACAATGGAGTCGTCGAGCACCTCGACCCCTCGTACAAGCAGGTGCGTGCTGGCCGGCAGGTCGTCAGGTCCGACGCCCAGAAGATTCGCCCACTCCAACGGCGTCCCGCTGCGCATCACGCGCTCCGGTTGAGGTCCGTCAAGGTCTCGGTCACCCGGACACCCGCCTCCGCGAGCGACCTCGAGGCGGAAGAGAGCATGATGACGAGCTCCTCGTCGGGGCCGGCCGCGAGAGCTACGCGCAGGCGGGTCACCTCGTCGTGGATCTCGGCGATCTGACGGGCCTTGTTCCGCAGCGCCCACGGGAGCTCCTTGCGGCCGACCCCCAAGGTCTCCGTCCACGCCACGGTGTCGACGGCACGCATGTCACGCCGCCCGGCCCTCGCTGGAGGTCGCCGACTTGGCGGCCGCCTTGCCCGGGGCGTGCATCGAGTCCGCGCGGTACGACCACGCGATCCGCGGGCGGTTGCCGTTGTCGTCGATGTAGGCGAGGGCCGTCAGTCCGTCGAACTCGACGGGCGTGAAGGGAGAGGCGCTGTCGTTGGCCGGCGGGACCGGCTGCACCTTCGCGAGGAACTTGATGCTGACCGTCTTGGACTTCTTGGGTGCCTCGGGGTCGGCGTCGAGGACATCCATCGACCAGATGAACTCGCCGGTCTCCTTGTCGGTCTGCTGGACCTTCACCTCCCGGGTGGACTGCTCGAAGTCGAGGACCGCGGTGACAGGCGAGACGATGTACGCCCCGTGTGGGAACACCTCGTGGTGCGAGATCCTGAACCGTCGTGCAAGGGCCATGGCATTTCCTTCCCGAGAACTGGATAGCCGATTCGGCTCACACCAGAAGACCGTTATCCACAGGACGCCGATACCACCTCGCGGGACGTCTCGGGACGTCCTACCGTTGTTCGAAAGGGCCGCAAACGTCCTCAGGAGGGCTCATGGCCAACGACCGACTCAGGAGCGCGCTCGCCGCCGCGGGGATGACCTCCAGCCAGCTAGGTGATCGCATCGAAGTCGACCCCAAAACGGTTGACCGGTGGGTCAGCAACGGGCGGATGCCGCACCGGTCCAACCGCCAGCGAGTCGCAGCGGCCTTGACGCAGGATGAGGCATACCTGTGGCCCGAGGCCTTCAGCGATGCATCAGCATCGCGAGCCAGCCAAGCGGAGGTCGTCGGCGTCTACCCGAACCGCGGATCCATCCCGACGGCGCTGTGGCAGAGCCTCTTCGACGGCGCGGTCGAGTCGATAGACATCGTCGCGTTCGCTGCGAGCTTCCTGCACGACACCATGCCCGACGTCGATGATCAACTGCTCAAGAAGGCGCGATCCGGGGTGCGCGTGCGCTTGGCCTTCGGCGATCCAGACTGCGCTGCCGTCGCACTTCGAGGTGACGACGAAGGCATCGGTCCATCGCTGGCTGATCGATGCCGTCTCACGTGGAAGTACGTCGAGCCGCTGCTGGGTGTATCAGAGATCGAAGCTCGAGCCCACAGCACGACGCTCTACTGCTCAATGTTCCGGTTCGACGGTGACCTGCTCGCCAACCATCACCTCTTCGGGGCTGCTGCGAACCACTCACCAGTTCTTCACGTGAGGCGTCTTGTTGGGGGCCGGCTCTTCGACCACCACATGCGGTCCTTCGAGCGGGTCTGGGACGCCGCGCTACCGCAGTAACGCCATCAGCGCTCGGACAGAACGTGCCCCGTTGGCGACTTCGTGCTCGACGTACGGGGCTATCGTCTTGAGCATGGGCAGGGTCGACTACATCGATGATCCCGAGGCGCCGACAGCGAACAGCGTCGTTCCCTCAGTCGTGGCGATCGTTCGAGACGGAGTAGGCCGAATCCTCCTGATTCACAAGACCGACAACAACCTTTGGGCGCTGCCTGGAGGGGGTCACGAGATCGGCGAGTCGATCTCCGAGACGGTCGTGCGCGAGGTCAAAGAGGAGACTGGCTACGACGTCGCGGTCGAGGCGATCACTGGTACGTATACGAACCCCCGTCACGTCATGGCCTACGACGACGGCGAGGTCCGGCAACAGTTCTCGATCGCCTTCCGTGCCCGTCTCATCGGCGGCCAAGCTCGCACGAGCAGCGAAAGCAGTGAGGTCGAGTGGGTCAGGCCTGAAGACCTCCCTGCCTTGGACCTCCACCCGTCAATGCGGCTTCGCATCCAGCACGCGCTAGAGGACCGCAACTCCCCATTCCTCGGCTGACGTGCGGCTGGCCGCGCGGGCGCAGCAGGCAAAAAGATACTCCGATGACTTAAGCACTGCGCGATGCACCGGATCGCTCGTGCCATAGCGAGCAACGATCTCAGCGATCCGGTCGGCGACGCCTGTGTCAGTGCCTACAGGTGAAACGGTGAGATCACACAGGATCAACGTGTCCAGCAGCTGCTGCGGAGGTCGCGCGTAGGCCATCAGTTCACCCAGCAAAGCTCGCTCGTCCGCTTCGAACTCCGCCCCTGTGTGGAAGGCCACGAGTGACACAACCATCGGATCCACGTTGCGCGAGGCGAGCCAGGCGGCACCGTCCAGCGCGTGCAGACCGGTGTAGGCGACGGTCGGGGCGTATCCGATGTCATGTAGCCACGCAGCTGACACGAGGGGGTTCTCGTCCACGTCGTTGGTCAATCGCTGAGCGCGCGCCGCTACGCCTTCCACATGCCGCCAACGTCGCGGGTGGGAGTCGATCAGACACCCTTCCGCGAGCTGACGTGCCTCAGAAGGTCGCATGCCTCCAAGATACGCAGCAGCCGCGGACGGGCTTGCCTAGACGCTCACCTCTACACCTACCGGGGAACGCTGGGTACTCGTCCTGGTGCTGCGCCACCCCTCGGGCTCGCGGAGCGAGGTTCCTAGTTCCTACCCGCCCCGGCTATTGACCCGCGGGAGGGCTCAGGCCACGACCCGCACGAAGGAACGGGTGGCGCCCAGCCAGTCGCCTGTAGTCTGTGAGCACTCAAGTGCAGGAGGAGCAGGTGGCGCGGACCTTGCCAGTCCAAAGGGCCAGCGGGTTGTCCCATCCGGAAGGGGTTGACCCGCCTGATCGCCTGCGCCTCTCTGTCACTGATGCATGCAACTTCGCTTGCTCTTTTTGCCACAATGAAGGCTCGTTTCAAACGCAGATTTCCTCGCGCAACCAGTTGCACCCCGAAGATATGGCGTTCTACATCCGTGCGAGCGTAACTGCGGGGGTTCGCGCTATAAAGTTGACCGGCGGTGAGCCTCTCATCTATCAGCGCGATGGCATGGACATCGTTGCTCTTTCAGAATTAGCATGCGAGACGGCGGGAGCCGAGGTCAGCGTCTCTTTGACGACCAACGGGCAGCTTCTGAAACGCTTTGCAGAACGTCTTCCGGATACGGGCCTGTCACACGTCACCGTAAGCGTTCACACTCTCAATTTGGAGACGTTTAGAGCGGATATCAGTAACTCCGGAAGCCCTCGCCAACAAATGGCGGGCATTCGCGCCGCCGCGGCCGCGGGGATGCACGTGAAGGCGAACGTGGTTGTGATGCCGGACACCGTCTCAGAGGTTAACGGTCTGTGCGCGGAGCTGTTCAGGGCTGGCGCACGCGAGGTCCGCCTTTACCCTGTCCTGTGGTCACCTTTTGCCGAGAAAGCGGCGTCTGAACTTTCACTTGCGGGCGACGATCTACTATCTCTTGCTTTCCGGGCATCGGGCCTCCCTATGACCAAGGACAGGCGTGATTACGTCTCAGCTTTCTTAGCGGCCGACAGCCCGCATTTGCCAAGATCGGTGCGTCTATCTGGTCGCGTCGGGCCTATCGTGATGGATCGCATACGTAAGCGAAACGCCGGCGGGTCCGATGATGAGGGGGATTATGCAGTGAGGATTTCAGCGCAAGGCGCCTTGCACGCACGCCTATTCAGTCCCCCAGTAGACCTATCCGTTGCCGCCTCAAGTGGAGATTTGCGGCTCGCCGTGAGGGCTATCAACTTCGCACGCAGCGAGATCTCTGGCCTTGACTGAGCTGCCAATAATCGGCCTGCCGGGCGATCACCCTCTTCCCTGCGCCCTCAATCCGCGCAGCATCAGTAAAATCCGGGCTTTCTATACTTTCGGGGTAGACCTTGGAGACTACTTCGGCGTCACCGATGATTCCATCGCCGCGCTCCAAGAAATCCGTGCCGCTGGGACGCTTCTGAGTCTTTACGAAGACGCCTTAACGGGCGTTGAAGGCTTTGCTCCGCAGGCAGATCGCATCGAAGCCGACGCAAACGAAGCAGTGAACAAGGACGGCAAGGCCGTATGGTCGGACACTTTCATTAAGACTCGGGCCTCGTGGACAACGCCCTACCCCAGCTCGTTCGATATGGGCGCAGAACAGTTGCGCATTCAGGGTCGGATGCAGAGTTTAGATGCTTCTCTGGGGGGATGGGAGTTTGACACCATCCGCGGGTACTTGACCCCAGACGGTGTGGTGGTCCTAACTGTTTCCTTCCGTCAAGATCAGGCACTCGATCTGGACGAAACCATCCGTGACCTGCGCACACTCCGACGCTTTGCGCGCAAGATGTTCGATCAACACGCCTCAAACATGGTGGGTGCCAGTTCTCCTATTCGCTCAATCCTCGAGCGTGAGGGATTCACTTGCGGCTCGCACCCGAACTCCGAAAAGGTTCGTTCTCATAGAACAATTTTCGTTCAGAGCATGCAGTGCGACTCGGGGAGAGTGTGCGACGCGCACCGCCTCCGCGACACAGCAGCCGTTGCAGGGCTTATGAATTTGGCGGCTTGGTACCCTACTTATCACGCAGAATACCGTGAGCGCTTGGCCAGTAAGGAGTTCGGCTACCGCTCAAATGAGCTCTACCTCGTCGATCGCGACACAACTCTCTGCATCCAGAGTGGGTTCTGGGACGCCGAGAATCCACTTCACCTTTATATGGGCAACGTGCTACAGGCAGTGGAGTACCACGTGGGACTGCAGGCGCTCCTACGTGGTCAACTTCAGTACGCTCGCAAGCTCTACTCGACGAGCACCTCAGAAGCATCCAGCATGGATGCGGTGGAGGGCGTGCGACGGAGTAGAGCTATCCTCTCGGGCGCGTACGAGAGCTTAAATTATGCCGTCCTGGTGCTACACGGGTTCACGCGCCGGCTGCTTCGAGCCTTGGATGAGGAATCGGAGATTTCGGCGATCCTGGAGGACGTTGAACGTCGCGTCGAGAACGTTTCTGACTCTGTGACGCTGCAGGCCTCCGTCTCAACGAGCCTGATGTCGGCGAATCTGCAAGGTTTCGGAAATGCGATTAACCGTCGCGTCTTGTGGGTGACGGTAGTCAGCGCAGTGGTCGGGTTGATCGCACTCTTGGTCGCGCTGCTCTCACTTTCTCAGTCTACACAGGATGGGGCAGCAAAGGACCACAATCCGACTCGGTCGACGACAGCTATCGCGCAGATACGCTATTCGGCCTTGAACGGCGACGATGATCTATTTGACTTGCCCCCTTCTAATCGTCGTCGCGATCTTAGTTGCACGGCGGCGCTCTAAGCGTTTCTCGACGGAAGCGGCGCCCTTGACACCTGTTTGGTTATCGATCCCGTTCAGCGCGTCGGACCATCCACCACTCTTTGCCCTCGGCCCTACGGCCTTTAGGGTCGTTGTTTTCTACTCGCGTCGGGCCTGCCCGCGACGACGTCGTCGTCGCCCCACGGTCTGTCAGCGGACAGATCTATAACTTTCACCTCGACGGTCCTCCCGGACGCCGGTGCGTGGATTACCTGGCCGTCAGCGACATAGAGAGCCACATGGTGGTAGACGCCGCTTGAGTCCCGAGGATCGTGAAAGAAGAGGAGGTCGCCTGGGCGGATCTCTGTGAGGGGCACGTGAGCCACAGCCGCAGCTTGATCGCTGGCGACTCGGGGAAGGGTGATTCCGGTCGCTTGGAACCAGACGTAGCGCGTGAAGCTAGAGCAATCGAAGCCAACGACCCCTGTTCCGCTACCGAATCCCGGACCGGGTCCGGTCAGCGTCCCACCTCCCCAGGAGTAGGGGACGCCGAGCTGGCTCAGAGCTACATCGACGACCTTGCTGTCCTGGTTAAGGCCACGAGCCGCAGCGCAGGAAGCAGCGGCGATGCTCGGCGCGCCCACCAGCTGACGCGCGGTCGCCTCCCACTTCGCGTACGCAGTCGGGAAAGCGCTGACCTGGACCGCCTGGGCGGCCTCGGCCACTGGGAGCTCGAGATACCCCGGAACGCTGAGCAAGCCTCGTTGTCCGCCATGACCCCCACGGAAGAACATCGACGTCGACTGGATCGGATCGAGGCGCTCGGCGCGGCTACCCCAGGCATCCCGCTGCTGGAACATCCCGATCGAGTCGCGGTCGCCGAAGGGCAGGTTGCGCAGGCCTGATTCTTGGAGCGCCGTGCTGATCGCAACTACCCACCCTTGTTGAGGAACACCGAGTTCTCGACCGACAGCCACGATGGTCTGGGCGTTGGCCAGCTGCTCGGAGTCGAAGGACGAGACGCTCACTACAGCTGGACGATCGACGGTCCCGCAGCCCATCACGGCCGGCTCGGAGTCAGAAGGCTCGCCTGCGAGCAGCGACATCGTGAAGACGGTCAATGCGAGGAAACCGACGAGTGCCACAGGCAGCACCACAGCCAGAACACGCACGAGCAAGCGCCACAGGCGCCGCTTCAATTCGGCAGCGGCAAGAGCAGTGACCGGGTCCACGGCTCAACCCATCGCCCTGCCGACGAGAGCTGGGGACTCCTCGGGCTCGATGCCGTCGACAAGCCACTCGGAGCGAACTCGTTCGAGGCTGACGAAGACTGCCCCGCCATCCGTGGGAACCCGCACCCTTGCGGAGGCCGCGAAGCGCTCAACGGTCTCGGCGCTTCCCAGCGCACGCGAGGCGGGGACGCTGGCTGACGAGGAGTCACGCAGCAACCTGGTGAAGCGAGCCGTCGCAAAGGAGGAGCACTCGGAGCGCCACGAATCGACATCCGCGTCAGGACGAGCCCAGACCTCGGTGAACGCGAGCGCCACATCCTCCGGGGCTGCCCTCGACGAGGACGAGGTGGGGCCGGGGCGGGGGGCAGATGGAGCATCGCTCGATAAAGAGCGACCTACGGACGAGAGAGGCGTCGCCTCAGTAACCGGTGCCTCGTCGACCGTGGGCTCGCCCAGCGCGGAGACCCGGCCGAGCGCGCCGACCAGCGTCGTCGCGACCAGCAGCGTGACCGCCAGGTTGCGCCAGGACCACAACGGCCAGCGCCACCACTCGGGCCGGCCGCTAGTCATGACGCCTCCGCCTGTTCCGTCGGGACCGCGTCGGAGTGCCGCAGCATGGCCCCGGTCCGCGGGTCGTACACGAAGTGCCCGAGGCCGTCTTGGTCGAGCTGCTCGTTCGCACCGTGGGCAGGCTCCGCGCGGACGGGTTGCAGCCGGGGACTCGGTGCTGGTGGCACTAGCTCACCGGCGACGACGTCCGGCGAGACCTTGGTATCGGGCAGTCCGCCGCTCTGGCGGTGCACGTCGTGGGGCATTGGCGCAGGTGGTGTCGCAAGGTCGGATGCGGCCTGGCGGCCCATCGAACTCGGACCTGCGCTGATGAGATGGGCAGGAACGACCGTCGACCGGCTCAGGCCACCGTCGCTCGTGACGTCCCAGACCACGCGCTCCCGGCCGAACGTCTCGCTGCGTGGTGGCCGTGTCCCCGCTCGTGGCGTCGCACCCTCGCTGGGGATCGTCGGCTCGGGCGCGGAATCAGGCGTCTCCTCGATCGCGTGCTTCGTGCCGTCGTTCACGCCCTGCCGGGTGACGAGATATCGAGTCACCTGCCGTCCGATGCGACGGCCCCGACTCCGACGGCCGGCATGGCCGAAGATCCTCGTGAACGACAGCAGGGGTGCCGTCAGCACGAACGCCGCGAGCGTGATGACGAGGCATAGGACCAAGGCCATGATGCCCATTCCGGCGTCGTCCGCGGTGCTGAGGACAGCCGTGATCGCGGCGGTGTAGATCACGGAGCCTGCCGAGAACGCCACGACATTGATGACCGCGGCACCGCCGATATTGGCCATCTGCTTCACGATCCCGGACATCGGCGCGAACACCCCCACGACCGCAGCCGCGGGCAGGAACATCACGAGCAGGCGCAGCATGACGAGGCCGGCGAGCAGGAAAACGTCGGCCACCAGCCGGAACAGATCGACGAAGACCGCGCCGAGCAGCGCGAATGCTCCGGTGCCCATCCGTCCGCCGGCCTTCCCCTGGAGGACCGCGTAGGTGGCGGGGTCCTCCTCGGCGATCTGTTCGGCAGTCTCTTTCCAGGTGGATGCCTTGCCCTCCGTCAGCTGCTTGCTCGCCTCGGGCGTCGTTGCCGCTGCTTCCTCGGACCACGACACTGCGCTGGCCCGGAAAAGGGCTGGGCCCCAACGCTTCGCGGCCGCCGAGTCAGAGGACCCCAACTGGCCGCGCAGCCACGCGTCGTACAACACCCGGTCGACAGTCAGCGCTCCCTGCCCGCGGGCAGCTCCTTGGCCAGCTGGCGTGGGCCCATCGACCCCGCCCGTCCGCGCTTGGAGGGTCCCAATGGTCGAGGTGATCGCGCCGTCGAAGAACCGGCTGGCCTGGGACGGATACTGCGTGATAACCGCGACGACACCAAGGATCAGTACCGCCCAGACCGCTCCTCGCAGGACGCCCGGGAAGTGCCCGCGTACCGCCTGGAGGAGCAGCATCGCGGCAACACCGAAGAGGGCGACGCCGCCCCACGGGCTCCAGATGGCGTCGCGCAGCCGCTGGGTCACGGTGCCGACGACTTGGTCGAGTGGGCCCATGTACGAGGCCGGGTCGGCCACCTTGTTGTGGAGTCCGTTTGTCGCCGCGGTCAGCCACACCGCTGTCGACAACATGACGTTGCCGATCATGGTGTCGGTGGTGGCCGATGGGTCTCGCACGGATCCGCCGCAGCCGAGGTCGTAGGTGTTCCAGGTAAGGCCGGCGTATCCGTACTGGTCGTAGATGCTCGTAGTCGGGTTGTTCGCGAAGGGGTCTGCATTCGGTGGCAGAGGGTCGGGCTTGGGGTCCAGAGCTCCTGCAAGGCCGGTGCCAGGGCGTCCCGGCAGTGGTGCGTCCTTGCAGTCCGGGATCCCCGGAATGCTTGGAGCCTCCACTGCACGGTGCGCAGTCGAGGGTGGGCTCGCAAAGCCGTTTGGTGCGCCGCCGATCGCCAGCACCCCTACGGCAGTGGCCGTCCCGAGAATGGCAAGGAGCCTCTGCATTCTTCCCATGTCAGGCGCTCTCCTGCAGCACGTCGCTTGCAGCCTCACCCAGACCCGGCGCCGTCGCAGCGGCGCGCCGAGCGCGGGTCTTCGTGGGATCGGCGGTGGTGTCCAACGCCTCGAGCACCTCGGGGTGGGCGGACAGGTCCATCCGGATCCGCTCCACTCCTCCGGCGCCGTCGCTGAACACGAACTCGCGAGCACCCCGCCGTCCGGTGGCATTCGGGCGCGACAGCGACTCGAAGATCGCCTCGTACCCCTGCCCGGTCTGGATCCCAGGGATGAACCGCAGGGCGTCCTTCTGCGCCTGCTCGTCGGTCAGGCGGCCGATGAACGCGGCGGACACGAGGTTCGCCAGATCTAGCCGCAGCAGGTCTGACGGGTTCTGG is from Arthrobacter sp. NEB 688 and encodes:
- a CDS encoding WhiB family transcriptional regulator, producing the protein MTSSDNHHRVAFRTFGQPLAHVRTTPSVIKELDGLRWRLRGRCAGDRSGAWFADLRTPAARMARQACVACPVRRRCLAAALLYGEEYGIWGGFAPEERTLLDARLHRGESLDAVVREAARATLARDLDEAV
- a CDS encoding FtsK/SpoIIIE domain-containing protein, translated to MPLGMGDDGKAWRFRVEGTHALIAGATGAGKGSVLWSLIHGLSPAIKQGWVQVWAIDPKGGMELGLGRGAFARFEGGHPEAMCDLLEEAVDLKSRRSLDLSTHGLRSHSPSSDSPHLVVVIDELATLSAFAERSVVRRIEHSLGLLLTQGRAVGITVIAAVQDPGKDVVGWRDLFPTRIAMRLDNPIQVDMVLGDGARERGARADHISELTPGVAYIRTEGTRDVRRVRASYLSDEDVLSLSASLSPSPTSDEPHNDRDQGEAA
- a CDS encoding plasmid replication, integration and excision activator, with protein sequence MFPHGAYIVSPVTAVLDFEQSTREVKVQQTDKETGEFIWSMDVLDADPEAPKKSKTVSIKFLAKVQPVPPANDSASPFTPVEFDGLTALAYIDDNGNRPRIAWSYRADSMHAPGKAAAKSATSSEGRAA
- a CDS encoding XRE family transcriptional regulator, encoding MANDRLRSALAAAGMTSSQLGDRIEVDPKTVDRWVSNGRMPHRSNRQRVAAALTQDEAYLWPEAFSDASASRASQAEVVGVYPNRGSIPTALWQSLFDGAVESIDIVAFAASFLHDTMPDVDDQLLKKARSGVRVRLAFGDPDCAAVALRGDDEGIGPSLADRCRLTWKYVEPLLGVSEIEARAHSTTLYCSMFRFDGDLLANHHLFGAAANHSPVLHVRRLVGGRLFDHHMRSFERVWDAALPQ
- a CDS encoding NUDIX domain-containing protein, with amino-acid sequence MGRVDYIDDPEAPTANSVVPSVVAIVRDGVGRILLIHKTDNNLWALPGGGHEIGESISETVVREVKEETGYDVAVEAITGTYTNPRHVMAYDDGEVRQQFSIAFRARLIGGQARTSSESSEVEWVRPEDLPALDLHPSMRLRIQHALEDRNSPFLG
- a CDS encoding HD domain-containing protein translates to MRPSEARQLAEGCLIDSHPRRWRHVEGVAARAQRLTNDVDENPLVSAAWLHDIGYAPTVAYTGLHALDGAAWLASRNVDPMVVSLVAFHTGAEFEADERALLGELMAYARPPQQLLDTLILCDLTVSPVGTDTGVADRIAEIVARYGTSDPVHRAVLKSSEYLFACCARAASRTSAEEWGVAVL
- a CDS encoding radical SAM protein; this encodes MSTQVQEEQVARTLPVQRASGLSHPEGVDPPDRLRLSVTDACNFACSFCHNEGSFQTQISSRNQLHPEDMAFYIRASVTAGVRAIKLTGGEPLIYQRDGMDIVALSELACETAGAEVSVSLTTNGQLLKRFAERLPDTGLSHVTVSVHTLNLETFRADISNSGSPRQQMAGIRAAAAAGMHVKANVVVMPDTVSEVNGLCAELFRAGAREVRLYPVLWSPFAEKAASELSLAGDDLLSLAFRASGLPMTKDRRDYVSAFLAADSPHLPRSVRLSGRVGPIVMDRIRKRNAGGSDDEGDYAVRISAQGALHARLFSPPVDLSVAASSGDLRLAVRAINFARSEISGLD
- a CDS encoding C40 family peptidase, which produces MDPVTALAAAELKRRLWRLLVRVLAVVLPVALVGFLALTVFTMSLLAGEPSDSEPAVMGCGTVDRPAVVSVSSFDSEQLANAQTIVAVGRELGVPQQGWVVAISTALQESGLRNLPFGDRDSIGMFQQRDAWGSRAERLDPIQSTSMFFRGGHGGQRGLLSVPGYLELPVAEAAQAVQVSAFPTAYAKWEATARQLVGAPSIAAASCAAARGLNQDSKVVDVALSQLGVPYSWGGGTLTGPGPGFGSGTGVVGFDCSSFTRYVWFQATGITLPRVASDQAAAVAHVPLTEIRPGDLLFFHDPRDSSGVYHHVALYVADGQVIHAPASGRTVEVKVIDLSADRPWGDDDVVAGRPDASRKQRP